A section of the Oreochromis aureus strain Israel breed Guangdong linkage group 22, ZZ_aureus, whole genome shotgun sequence genome encodes:
- the eif3i gene encoding eukaryotic translation initiation factor 3 subunit I has translation MKPILLQGHERSITQIKYNREGDLLFSVAKDTVANAWYSVNGERLGTYNGHTGAVWCVDCDWDTKNVLTGSADNSCRLWDCETGKQLALLNTNSAVRTCGFDFSGNIIMFSTDKQMGYQCFLNFFDLRDPQQIEDNQPYLTVPCSDHKITSAVWGPLGEFVIAGHENGEINQFSAKSGEILKKAKEHTKQINDIQTSVDLTMFISASKDNTAKLFDSTSLDHIKTFKTERPVNSAAISPIMDHVVMGGGQEAMEVTTTSTRIGKFEARFFHAAYEEEFGRVKGHFGPINCVAFHPDGKSYSSGGEDGYVRIHYFDPQYFDFELEA, from the exons ATG AAACCGATCCTGCTCCAGGGCCACGAGAGGTCCATCACTCAGATCAAGTACAACAGAGAAGGAGACTTGCTATTCTCTGTAGCTAAAGACACG GTAGCTAATGCATGGTACTCGGTCAATGGCGAGAGGCTTGGTACCTACAACGGACACACAGGAGCTGTGTGGTGTGTGGACTGTGACT GGGACACTAAAAATGTGCTAACAGGATCAGCAGATAACAGCTGTCGGTTGTGGGACTGCGAGACTG GTAAACAGCTGGCTCTGCTCAACACCAACTCTGCTGTCCGAACGTGCGGCTTCGACTTCAGCGGCAACATCATCATGTTCTCCACAGACAAGCAGATGGGTTACCAGTGTTTCCTGAACTTCTTTGACCTGCGGGATCCACAGCAGATAG AGGACAACCAGCCCTACCTGACCGTACCTTGCAGTGACCACAAGATCACCAGTGCTGTGTGGGGACCACTGGGAGAATTTGTCATCGCCGGCCATGAGAACGGGGAGATCAACCAGTTTAGCGCCAAG TCCGGAGAGATCCTGAAGAAGGCCAAGGAGCACACCAAGCAGATCAACGACATCCAGACATCAGTAGATCTGACGATGTTCATCTCTGCCTCCAAGGACAACACTGCTAAG TTGTTTGACTCGACTTCTCTGGATCACATCAAGACATTTAAGACAGAGAGACCTGTTAACTCCGCTGCCATCTCCCCGATAATGGACCAT GTGGTGATGGGAGGTGGACAGGAAGCCATGGAGGTCACTACGACCTCCACCAGGATCGGGAAGTTTGAGGCCAG GTTCTTCCATGCTGCCTATGAAGAGGAGTTTggcagggtcaaaggtcacttcGGCCCAATCAACTGTGTGGCATTCCACCCTGACGGCAAGAG TTACAGCAGTGGAGGAGAAGACGGATATGTAAGGATTCATTACTTTGACCCACAGTACTTTGACTTTGAATTGGAGGCGTAA
- the hdac1 gene encoding histone deacetylase 1 translates to MALSQGTKKKVCYYYDGDVGNYYYGQGHPMKPHRIRMTHNLLLNYGLYRKMEIYRPHKASGEEMTKYHSDDYIKFLRSIRPDNMSEYSKQMQRFNVGEDCPVFDGLFEFCQLSTGGSVAGAVKLNKQQTDIAINWAGGLHHAKKSEASGFCYVNDIVLAILELLKYHQRVLYIDIDIHHGDGVEEAFYTTDRVMTVSFHKYGEYFPGTGDLRDIGAGKGKYYAVNYPLRDGIDDESYEAIFKPIMAKVMEMYQPSAVVLQCGADSLSGDRLGCFNLTIKGHAKCVEYIKTFNLPLLMLGGGGYTIRNVARCWTYETAVALDSSIPNELPYNDYFEYFGPDFKLHISPSNMTNQNTNEYLEKIKQRLFENLRMLPHAPGVQMQAIPEDAPHPDSGDEEEEDPDKRISIRAHDKRIACEEEFSDSEDEAEGQGGGRRNAANHKKAKRVKKEDEKEGEEKKEVKEEEKEEEKMDTSGPKEEVKTT, encoded by the exons ATGGCGCTGTCTCAAGGAACAAAGAAGAAAGTTTGCTATTACTATGACG GTGATGTGGGGAATTACTACTATGGCCAGGGCCATCCCATGAAACCGCACAGGATCCGTATGACGCACAACCTCCTCCTCAACTATGGACTATACAGAAAAATGGAGATCTAT AGACCGCACAAAGCCAGTGGTGAAGAGATGACAAAGTACCACAGTGATGATTACATTAAGTTCCTGAGGTCCATTCGACCAGACAACATGTCTGAGTACAGCAAACAAATGCAGAGAT TCAATGTTGGAGAGGACTGTCCAGTCTTTGATGGTCTCTTTGAGTTTTGTCAGCTCTCAACAGGTGGCTCTGTGG CTGGAGCAGTGAAGCTGAACAAGCAGCAGACAGACATCGCCATCAACTGGGCCGGCGGGCTCCATCACGCCAAGAAGTCAGAGGCCTCTGGTTTCTGCTATGTCAATGACATCGTGCTGGCgatcctggagctgcttaa ATACCATCAGAGGGTGTTATACATTGACATTGACATCCACCACGGTGATGGAGTAGAGGAGGCCTTCTACACCACAGACAGGGTCATGACCGTGTCTTTCCACAAGTATGGGGAATACTTTCCTGGCACTGGAGACCTGAGG GACATTGGAGCAGGAAAGGGCAAGTACTATGCAGTGAACTACCCTCTCAGAGACGGTATTGATGATGAGTCCTATGAAGCCATCTTCAAGCCT atcaTGGCTAAAGTCATGGAGATGTACCAGCCCAGTGCAGTGGTGCTGCAGTGTGGAGCTGATTCTCTGTCTGGAGACAGACTGGGCTGCTTTAACCTCACCATCAAAG GTCACGCCAAGTGTGTCGAGTACATCAAAACTTTCAACCTTCCTCTGCTGATGCTGGGCGGTGGAGGCTACACCATCCGCAACGTGGCCCGTTGCTGGACCTACGAAACCGCCGTCGCCTTGGACTCCTCCATCCCCAATGAGCTGCCCTACAATGAttactttgagtattttggcCCTGATTTCAAGCTGCACATCAGCCCCTCCAACATGACCAACCAGAACACCAACGAGTACCTGGAGAAGATCAAACAGCGCCTGTTTGAGAACCTGCGTATGCTGCCTCACGCCCCCGGTGTCCAGATGCAAGCGATCCCAGAGGATGCCCCTCATCCAgacagcggagacgaggaggaggaagaccCAGACAAACGCATCTCTA TCCGAGCCCACGACAAGAGGATAGCCTGCGAGGAGGAGTTTTCTGATTCTGAAGATGAGGCGGAGGGGCAAGGCGGGGGACGCCGGAACGCAGCTAACCACAAGAAGGCTAAACGAGTGAAGAAGGAGGATGAGAAGgaaggagaggaaaagaaag AAGTcaaagaggaagagaaggaggaggagaaaatggACACATCAGG ACCAAAAGAAGAGGTGAAGACGACCTGA